The Paraburkholderia sp. PREW-6R genomic interval GATCGCCGACCGCGCCGACGGTACGTCCGGCATGGTCGCCAAAGTCAAGGCCGCGGGCAATCGCCCGACCTACGACGTGATCACGCTCGCAGGGGTCGGTGCGGCCGGCCTCGGCGACGCCGGCCTGCTGATGAAACCCGACCTCGACAGGCTGCCGAATCTGAAAGACGTCGCGCCACCATACCGCACGGGCGCGAGCGGTTTTGGCGTCGGCTATCTGCTGTGGTCGGACGGGCTGATCTACAACACGTCGACGGTGAAGACGCCGCCCTCGACGTACGAGGCGCTCTGGGACCCGAAGTACGCAGGCCGCCTGTTCCTGCCGCCGCCCGAATGGGCCGAGGCGGTCGATCTCGCGATCATCGCCGCGAAACTGAACGGCGGCTCGCAGCAGAACATCGATCCGGGCTTCAACAAGCTCGCGCAACTGAAAGACCGCGTGATGACGCTCGGCGAAAACCCGAATCAGGTCGCCGATCTGTTCCGTACAGGTTCGCTCGATATCGGCGGCATCTATTCGCCGGCATTCTTCCCGGATCAGATCCGCAAGCCCGAATACAGGATGGGTGTGACATACGGC includes:
- a CDS encoding extracellular solute-binding protein: MQDIKRGRRQAIKTIGAALAASTLPMPFINVNAQKHNFSGKTLRLLTWSDDTGAAALRNIAATFTAKTGAKVIADRADGTSGMVAKVKAAGNRPTYDVITLAGVGAAGLGDAGLLMKPDLDRLPNLKDVAPPYRTGASGFGVGYLLWSDGLIYNTSTVKTPPSTYEALWDPKYAGRLFLPPPEWAEAVDLAIIAAKLNGGSQQNIDPGFNKLAQLKDRVMTLGENPNQVADLFRTGSLDIGGIYSPAFFPDQIRKPEYRMGVTYGMKEGFATQLMFTVIPKAHPGDVDLIHAFINHSLDAGVQGRMAADVLNGPVNSKAVIPAESRAFVPSPQQIADKAVLHDDKALAVVQPAWIKRYTELFSA